The Rhizobium sp. BT03 genome has a window encoding:
- the flaF gene encoding flagellar biosynthesis regulator FlaF, with the protein MYQFSYAEVMQDSVADAKEREWQVLDRSIDLLSLARDKEKYGREAIEALFYTRRVWISFIEDLKHPDNQLEIELRANLISIAIWILKECDRIRKRLSNNYQGIIDVTTIIRDGLK; encoded by the coding sequence ATGTATCAGTTCTCTTATGCCGAAGTCATGCAGGACTCGGTGGCCGACGCGAAAGAGCGGGAATGGCAGGTTCTTGACCGGTCCATAGATCTGCTGTCGTTGGCGCGCGACAAGGAAAAATACGGCCGGGAAGCCATCGAAGCCCTGTTTTATACGCGCCGGGTGTGGATCAGCTTCATCGAGGATCTGAAACATCCCGACAACCAGCTGGAGATCGAGCTCAGGGCCAATCTCATCTCGATCGCGATCTGGATATTGAAGGAGTGCGACAGAATCCGAAAACGTCTGTCGAATAACTATCAGGGCATCATCGACGTTACCACCATCATCAGGGATGGACTTAAATGA
- the flgK gene encoding flagellar hook-associated protein FlgK, with amino-acid sequence MSLTSALNTAQGIFNNTGTQSSVVSNNISNAGNKDYVRRQAMLTTSLNGAQVVKIDRAQEDALLRQYLKTSSQDSAQQALLGGLEDLKSIMGGNDYETSPSTYLSVFQQKLQAFRTTPGSTVAAQGAITAAQDVANSLNNASTSVQDVRATADKQIATDVDKLNTLLSDFEKANNAVKTATASGADASGALDEREKALKQISQIVGVNATTRDNNDMVLSTSDGTILFETVPRKVTFKSQDVYNATVTGNSVYIDGVALPRGSGSTTTAQGSLQSLLQVRDEIAPNFQKQLDEIARGLVSLFKEQSTSGTPAYVPGLFTWSGGTVDTGTTAVAGMASTITVSSRVITAQGGDPMRLRDGGVNAGGVVNNPTHLSGYTTDLDRLYTALGSDIDFDPAVGTTTGFDATTGIDSNVSIMEYATNSLGWLEQYRSNATTAAENSSAALSRSDEAYSNETGVNLDEELTLLLDIEQSYKAATKILNAVDEMLKSLLDIAS; translated from the coding sequence ATGTCGCTCACATCCGCACTTAATACCGCGCAGGGAATATTCAACAATACCGGCACGCAGAGCAGCGTCGTATCGAACAATATCTCGAATGCGGGCAATAAAGATTACGTGCGCCGGCAGGCGATGCTCACCACGTCCTTGAACGGCGCGCAGGTCGTCAAGATCGACCGGGCACAGGAAGATGCCCTGCTGCGCCAGTACCTGAAGACCTCCTCGCAAGACAGCGCCCAACAGGCATTGCTGGGGGGTCTCGAAGATCTCAAGTCGATCATGGGTGGCAACGACTACGAAACGTCGCCATCCACCTATCTCAGTGTTTTTCAGCAGAAGCTTCAGGCCTTCCGCACGACGCCGGGCAGCACCGTCGCTGCCCAGGGCGCCATCACCGCCGCCCAGGACGTCGCGAATTCGCTGAACAATGCATCGACTTCCGTTCAGGACGTTCGCGCCACCGCCGACAAGCAGATCGCCACCGACGTCGATAAGCTGAATACGCTCCTCAGCGACTTCGAGAAGGCCAACAACGCCGTGAAGACCGCCACGGCCTCGGGCGCGGATGCCTCAGGTGCTCTCGACGAACGCGAGAAGGCTCTCAAGCAGATTTCGCAGATTGTCGGCGTCAACGCGACGACGCGTGACAACAACGACATGGTGCTGAGCACGTCCGACGGGACGATCCTTTTCGAGACGGTTCCGCGCAAGGTGACGTTCAAGTCTCAGGATGTTTACAACGCCACGGTAACTGGCAATTCGGTCTATATCGACGGTGTGGCGCTGCCACGCGGCAGCGGGTCGACGACGACGGCACAGGGAAGCCTCCAGTCGCTCCTGCAGGTCCGTGACGAGATCGCTCCCAACTTCCAGAAGCAGCTCGACGAAATCGCCCGCGGCCTGGTCTCGCTCTTCAAGGAGCAGAGCACGTCGGGCACCCCGGCATATGTGCCCGGTCTCTTCACCTGGAGCGGCGGCACGGTCGATACCGGTACCACCGCGGTTGCCGGCATGGCCTCGACCATCACCGTCAGCAGCCGCGTGATCACCGCGCAGGGTGGCGATCCGATGCGCCTGCGCGATGGCGGCGTCAACGCCGGCGGGGTGGTCAACAATCCTACCCACCTCAGCGGCTATACGACGGACCTCGATCGCCTCTATACGGCGCTGGGCTCCGACATCGATTTCGACCCCGCAGTTGGAACGACGACCGGCTTCGACGCGACGACGGGCATCGATTCCAATGTCAGCATCATGGAATACGCCACCAATTCCCTCGGCTGGCTCGAGCAGTACCGCAGCAATGCCACGACCGCGGCGGAAAATAGCTCGGCGGCGCTGTCGCGCTCCGACGAAGCCTATTCCAATGAAACCGGCGTCAACCTCGACGAGGAGCTGACGCTGCTCCTTGACATAGAGCAGTCCTACAAGGCGGCGACGAAGATCCTGAATGCCGTCGATGAAATGCTGAAGTCATTGCTGGATATTGCGAGTTAA
- the flhA gene encoding flagellar biosynthesis protein FlhA — protein sequence MAQPPALPLPKVAPSLRDIGFALGIIGIICILFLPIPPFLIDMGLAFSIAFSVLILMVALWIQKPLDFSSFPTILLIATMTRLALNIATTRVILSHGNEGHDAAGGVIAGFASLVMSGDFVIGLIVFLILITINFIVITKGATRIAEVGARFTLDAIPGKQMSIDADLSAGIIDEREAQRRRRELEEESSFFGAMDGASKFVRGDAVAGLIITAINVFGGIIIGYFRHGMPIGEAADVFVKLSVGDGLVSQMPALIVSLAAGLLVSRGGTTGSTDQAVVNQLSGYPRALSVSAVLMFVLALMPGLPFVPFVILGSLLAFGAWFIPRQVEAENKLRREQEEKKVVQNKELEKDSVKSVLRTSEIELALGKMVSTRLLGAHQELAFRVGKMRKKFATQYGFVVPEIKVTDDIAIAEKSYQIRIHGTTVASNLLRVGEVLVVTGAGRRPSIPGDEIREPAFGMPAVSILENFADDLKREGFQPIDNVSVVLTHMSEVIRNNLPQLLSYKDVKVLIDRLDPEYKKLADEICSSHMSYSGLQAVLKLLLAERVSIRNLHLILEAVAELAPHVRKTEQIVEHVRIRMAQQLCGDLADNGVLRVLRLGSKWDLAFHQALKRDTKGEVIEFDIDPRSLEEFSEQATKVIREFMDRGLPFALVTSPETRSYVRMIIERLFATLPVLSHVELAKGIEIKILGSIS from the coding sequence ATGGCGCAACCACCTGCACTCCCCCTTCCGAAAGTCGCCCCGAGCCTGCGCGATATCGGTTTTGCCCTCGGCATCATCGGCATCATCTGCATTCTCTTCCTGCCGATCCCGCCATTCCTGATCGACATGGGACTGGCCTTCTCGATCGCCTTCTCGGTGCTGATCCTGATGGTCGCGCTGTGGATCCAGAAACCGCTCGATTTCTCGTCCTTCCCGACCATTCTGCTGATCGCGACGATGACCCGGCTGGCGCTGAACATCGCGACGACGCGCGTCATCCTGTCCCACGGCAATGAAGGCCACGATGCGGCCGGCGGCGTCATCGCCGGTTTCGCAAGCCTGGTGATGTCGGGCGACTTCGTCATCGGTCTGATCGTCTTCCTGATTCTCATCACCATCAACTTCATCGTCATCACCAAGGGCGCCACGCGTATCGCCGAAGTCGGCGCGCGCTTCACCCTCGATGCCATCCCCGGCAAGCAGATGTCGATCGACGCCGATCTTTCGGCCGGCATCATCGATGAAAGGGAAGCCCAGCGCCGGCGCCGGGAACTCGAAGAGGAAAGCTCCTTCTTCGGTGCGATGGACGGTGCCTCGAAATTCGTGCGCGGCGATGCCGTCGCCGGCCTGATCATCACCGCCATCAACGTCTTCGGCGGCATCATCATCGGCTATTTCCGCCACGGCATGCCGATCGGCGAAGCAGCCGACGTCTTCGTCAAGCTCTCCGTCGGCGACGGCCTCGTCTCGCAGATGCCGGCCCTCATCGTCTCGCTCGCCGCCGGCCTCCTCGTCTCGCGCGGCGGCACCACCGGCTCCACCGACCAGGCTGTCGTCAACCAGTTGAGCGGTTATCCCCGCGCGCTCTCGGTCTCGGCCGTACTGATGTTCGTCCTGGCCTTGATGCCGGGCCTGCCATTCGTCCCCTTCGTGATCCTCGGCAGTCTTCTCGCCTTCGGCGCCTGGTTCATCCCGCGTCAGGTCGAGGCTGAAAACAAGCTTCGCCGCGAGCAGGAGGAAAAGAAGGTCGTCCAGAACAAGGAGCTGGAAAAGGATTCGGTCAAGTCGGTGCTGCGCACCTCCGAGATCGAGCTCGCACTCGGCAAGATGGTCTCGACCCGCCTGCTCGGCGCCCACCAGGAACTCGCCTTCCGCGTCGGCAAGATGCGCAAGAAGTTCGCCACGCAATACGGTTTCGTCGTGCCCGAGATCAAGGTCACCGACGATATCGCCATCGCCGAGAAGTCCTACCAGATCCGCATTCACGGCACGACGGTCGCCTCCAATCTGCTGCGCGTCGGCGAAGTTCTCGTCGTTACCGGCGCCGGCCGCCGGCCGAGCATCCCCGGCGACGAAATCCGCGAACCCGCTTTCGGCATGCCGGCCGTCTCGATCCTCGAAAACTTCGCCGACGACCTGAAACGCGAGGGCTTCCAGCCGATCGACAATGTTTCCGTCGTGCTGACCCATATGAGCGAGGTCATCCGCAACAACCTGCCGCAGCTTCTGTCCTATAAGGACGTCAAGGTGCTGATCGACCGGCTCGACCCGGAATACAAGAAGCTCGCCGACGAGATCTGCTCGTCGCACATGTCCTATTCGGGTCTGCAGGCGGTGCTCAAGCTGCTGTTGGCCGAACGCGTCTCGATCCGCAACCTGCACCTCATCCTCGAAGCGGTGGCCGAACTCGCCCCGCATGTCAGGAAGACCGAGCAGATCGTCGAGCATGTCCGCATCCGCATGGCCCAGCAGCTTTGCGGCGACCTCGCCGACAATGGCGTGTTGCGCGTGCTGAGGTTGGGCAGCAAATGGGATCTCGCTTTCCACCAGGCGCTGAAGCGTGACACCAAGGGCGAGGTGATCGAATTCGACATCGATCCGCGCAGCCTGGAGGAGTTCAGCGAACAGGCCACCAAAGTTATCCGTGAGTTCATGGATCGCGGCCTGCCATTCGCACTTGTCACCTCGCCGGAAACACGCTCCTATGTGCGCATGATCATCGAACGGCTGTTCGCCACGCTGCCGGTCCTGTCGCATGTCGAACTGGCCAAGGGCATCGAGATAAAGATTTTGGGCTCTATTTCATGA
- a CDS encoding lytic transglycosylase domain-containing protein codes for MKTFLLAAAAALAVFTSEAKASTGACEREIQSAAAKYGIPEGILYSVGLTETGRKGSLYPYAMNVEGKAIFPPSEQDAMRQFDVARSSGAKLIDIGCMQINHYYHGENFGSAEDMFDPHRNVEYAAKFLRNLHDRHETWTMAVARYHAGPNNDPAQKQYVCRVIANLVATGYGKWTPNASNFCQK; via the coding sequence TTGAAGACGTTTCTGCTGGCCGCAGCGGCGGCACTGGCGGTGTTTACCTCTGAGGCGAAAGCCTCCACGGGCGCCTGCGAACGCGAAATCCAGTCGGCCGCTGCCAAATACGGCATCCCTGAGGGCATCCTCTATTCGGTCGGCCTGACGGAGACCGGCCGCAAGGGCTCGCTCTATCCCTATGCGATGAACGTCGAAGGCAAGGCGATCTTTCCGCCCTCCGAGCAGGACGCCATGAGGCAGTTCGATGTCGCCCGCAGCAGCGGCGCCAAGCTCATCGACATCGGCTGCATGCAGATCAACCACTACTATCATGGCGAAAATTTCGGCTCGGCCGAGGATATGTTCGACCCGCATCGCAACGTCGAATATGCGGCAAAATTCCTCCGCAACCTGCATGATCGTCACGAGACATGGACGATGGCGGTAGCCAGATACCATGCAGGCCCCAACAACGACCCCGCGCAGAAGCAATATGTCTGCCGCGTCATCGCCAATCTGGTCGCCACCGGCTACGGCAAGTGGACTCCCAATGCGAGTAACTTTTGCCAAAAATGA
- the flbT gene encoding flagellar biosynthesis repressor FlbT, with product MKSTLRISLKAGERIFINGAVLRVDRKVALEFLNDVTFLLENHVLQPEGATTPLRQLYFIAQMILINPEGKDHSTAMFRKSITMLLTCFKNEEILAELKRIDALVSTGRAFDALKAIRGLYAIEDNILNNHEMPPTMVEQIRREIAPWR from the coding sequence ATGAAAAGTACACTTCGCATTTCTCTGAAAGCCGGAGAAAGAATCTTCATCAACGGCGCCGTCCTGCGTGTCGACCGCAAGGTCGCGCTGGAATTCCTGAATGATGTGACGTTCCTTCTCGAAAACCACGTCCTCCAGCCGGAAGGCGCCACCACGCCGCTGCGTCAGCTCTATTTCATCGCGCAGATGATCCTCATCAATCCCGAGGGCAAGGACCACTCGACGGCGATGTTCCGCAAGTCGATCACCATGCTGCTCACCTGCTTCAAAAACGAGGAAATTCTCGCCGAACTGAAGCGCATCGATGCGCTCGTCTCGACCGGCCGTGCTTTCGATGCGTTGAAGGCGATCCGCGGCCTCTACGCGATCGAAGACAATATCCTCAACAACCACGAGATGCCGCCGACGATGGTCGAGCAGATTCGCAGGGAGATCGCACCATGGCGGTAG
- a CDS encoding flagellar hook-length control protein FliK, with translation MMDMSVLGAAAGAESAAAAKSARPMGKDDAGGQKNGFSDALAKASSGDANDAASDAQPDQDVVVDAGAENMARTIRSRSGAKPLIDLSDAALKAQAEAQPETIANTEKAAAKPGKAAVKMPADLALSKPDAKDRSAEEVVQAAKGGKHAKAEALETDTGKDSGDEDGAISDVLGLLKQDLADGAVALSAAAGAHSSAKADEVKPADKKIEGIEAKAGGHASDALAAVTGVESGKTDDVKVPGSENAEATEGRTFRLSRADGRGVSMDVHLGTEEAGPKDGGKKANVENISVLESRRYIGLAQNSNSAAVTAALSGDSEWARAMEPSSALSNAAEWTSTGKVVNTLKIQMNPLDLGMVTATMRLSGDALNVDLKVETGAAYRQMKEDHGKILEALRSQGYAVDNVTISMAPVERSDAGNQAGSQSQASQQQSLPQQGQGGEARERHNQTAQRADGGFNGAGETGIEDVSAGRSGGTGGVYL, from the coding sequence ATGATGGATATGAGCGTCTTGGGCGCCGCCGCCGGCGCGGAGTCCGCCGCGGCTGCGAAATCTGCGCGGCCGATGGGTAAGGACGACGCTGGCGGCCAAAAGAACGGCTTCTCCGACGCCCTTGCCAAGGCAAGCAGCGGGGACGCCAATGACGCGGCCAGCGATGCGCAGCCGGATCAGGACGTGGTTGTCGATGCCGGCGCCGAGAACATGGCGCGGACGATCCGCAGCCGCAGCGGCGCAAAGCCGTTGATCGATCTCAGCGACGCCGCGTTGAAGGCGCAGGCTGAAGCGCAGCCGGAAACCATCGCCAATACAGAAAAAGCCGCGGCAAAGCCTGGAAAGGCTGCGGTCAAAATGCCGGCGGATCTTGCCTTGAGCAAGCCCGATGCGAAAGACCGCTCGGCCGAGGAGGTCGTTCAGGCAGCCAAAGGCGGCAAGCACGCCAAGGCCGAGGCGTTGGAAACCGATACCGGCAAGGACAGTGGCGATGAGGACGGGGCCATTTCCGATGTCCTGGGCCTGCTGAAGCAGGATCTCGCCGACGGCGCGGTCGCTTTGTCAGCGGCAGCAGGCGCCCATTCATCCGCCAAAGCCGATGAGGTCAAGCCGGCCGACAAGAAGATCGAGGGCATCGAAGCCAAGGCAGGCGGCCATGCGTCCGACGCCCTGGCGGCCGTCACCGGCGTCGAGAGTGGCAAGACCGACGATGTCAAGGTTCCCGGATCGGAGAATGCCGAAGCCACTGAGGGTAGAACATTCAGGCTCAGCCGTGCCGATGGCCGTGGCGTGTCGATGGATGTTCATCTCGGCACCGAAGAGGCCGGGCCTAAGGACGGCGGGAAGAAGGCCAATGTCGAAAACATCTCGGTGCTCGAATCACGCCGTTATATCGGCCTGGCGCAGAATTCGAATTCGGCCGCCGTCACCGCCGCTCTCTCTGGCGATTCTGAATGGGCGCGCGCCATGGAACCGAGCTCGGCGCTCTCCAACGCGGCGGAATGGACGAGCACCGGCAAGGTGGTCAATACGCTGAAGATCCAGATGAACCCGCTCGATCTCGGCATGGTGACGGCGACCATGCGTCTGTCCGGCGACGCCCTGAACGTCGACCTCAAGGTCGAAACCGGCGCGGCCTATCGTCAGATGAAGGAAGATCACGGCAAGATTCTCGAAGCTCTGCGCAGCCAGGGCTATGCGGTCGACAACGTCACCATCAGCATGGCGCCGGTCGAGCGCAGCGATGCCGGCAACCAGGCAGGCAGCCAAAGCCAGGCCTCCCAGCAGCAGTCGCTGCCCCAGCAGGGGCAAGGCGGCGAGGCGCGCGAGCGTCACAATCAGACGGCACAGCGGGCGGATGGAGGCTTCAATGGCGCAGGTGAGACCGGTATTGAAGACGTTTCTGCTGGCCGCAGCGGCGGCACTGGCGGTGTTTACCTCTGA
- a CDS encoding flagellar hook protein FlgE, with amino-acid sequence MSIFGSMKTAVSGMNAQANRLSTVSDNIANVNTTGYKAVSTSFSSLVLPSSGGNYNSGGVQTSVRQAVSDQGDISYTTSTTDLAISGDGFFIVQGADGTPVLTRAGDFTKDDEGNLVNAAGFGLMGYSYNSGSPAVVVNGFDGLVPVNVNQEGLTAIASTSGVFKGNLDSNANVAPVAPATLPSDNGATGTPTTDTKKFSMVAYDTLGNKVMYDFYFTKTSVTTPPPATGTASTWEVAIFRNADAATGGTTSFPYTTAGGAVATTTLDFDSTGKITNSTGSATIVDPVTGLSIDMDLSGFTQLGAAFAGTGTPNGQAASPVKDVTIDGDGIVYAKYEDGSTKPLYRIPLANVASPDKLTLMSGNVYSANGQSGVTVTGFPQTNGLGTIKSGALEGSNVDLAGELTEMIESQRSYTANSKVFQTGSDIMDVLVNLKR; translated from the coding sequence ATGAGCATTTTCGGCAGCATGAAGACGGCAGTCTCGGGGATGAACGCGCAGGCGAACCGCCTCAGCACCGTTTCCGACAACATCGCCAACGTCAACACGACCGGCTACAAGGCCGTGTCGACGAGCTTCTCGTCGCTGGTCCTGCCTTCCTCGGGCGGCAACTACAATTCCGGCGGTGTTCAGACCTCCGTCCGCCAGGCCGTCTCCGATCAGGGCGACATCTCCTACACTACCTCGACCACCGACCTCGCGATCTCGGGCGACGGCTTCTTCATCGTCCAGGGCGCCGACGGCACGCCGGTCCTGACCCGCGCCGGCGACTTCACGAAGGACGACGAAGGTAATCTCGTTAACGCCGCCGGCTTCGGCCTGATGGGCTATTCCTACAACTCCGGTTCTCCCGCTGTCGTCGTAAACGGCTTTGACGGCCTCGTTCCCGTCAACGTCAACCAGGAAGGCCTGACCGCCATCGCCTCGACCTCAGGCGTCTTCAAGGGCAACCTCGATTCCAACGCTAACGTTGCTCCGGTCGCTCCTGCGACGCTTCCGAGCGACAACGGCGCTACCGGCACCCCGACAACCGATACCAAGAAGTTCTCGATGGTCGCCTACGACACGCTCGGCAACAAGGTGATGTACGACTTCTACTTCACGAAGACCTCGGTTACGACACCGCCGCCGGCAACCGGTACCGCCAGCACCTGGGAGGTTGCGATCTTCCGCAACGCCGATGCGGCGACCGGCGGCACGACCTCTTTCCCCTACACCACGGCCGGCGGCGCCGTCGCCACGACCACGCTGGACTTTGACTCCACCGGCAAGATCACCAACTCTACCGGTTCCGCTACTATCGTCGACCCGGTGACCGGCTTGTCGATCGACATGGATCTCTCAGGCTTCACCCAGCTTGGCGCGGCCTTTGCCGGCACCGGCACGCCGAACGGCCAGGCCGCCAGCCCGGTCAAGGACGTCACGATCGACGGCGACGGCATCGTCTACGCCAAGTATGAAGACGGCAGCACCAAGCCGCTCTACCGCATTCCACTCGCCAATGTCGCAAGCCCCGACAAGCTGACCCTGATGAGCGGCAACGTCTACAGCGCCAACGGCCAGTCGGGCGTCACCGTCACCGGCTTTCCGCAGACCAACGGCCTCGGCACGATCAAATCGGGCGCTCTCGAAGGTTCGAATGTCGATCTCGCCGGCGAGCTGACCGAGATGATCGAATCACAGCGCAGCTATACCGCCAATTCCAAGGTCTTCCAGACGGGGTCCGACATCATGGACGTCCTCGTCAACCTCAAGAGATAA
- the flgD gene encoding flagellar hook assembly protein FlgD translates to MAVDATSSVTSTGTTSTTSSAQQKATLNYDNFLQLLIAQMKNQDPTDPVDASEQMSQLASFSQVEQTIQTNTKLDTLLSSSSLTQASSYVGKYMESADGTVKGTIESVKVYSDGIIATTTDGGKILVQAGITVADKAPTTTSDSSSS, encoded by the coding sequence ATGGCGGTAGATGCAACATCGAGTGTGACCTCAACGGGCACGACAAGCACGACAAGTTCCGCCCAGCAGAAAGCGACGCTGAACTACGACAATTTCCTTCAGCTGCTCATCGCGCAGATGAAGAACCAGGATCCGACCGATCCGGTCGACGCCAGCGAGCAGATGTCACAGCTGGCAAGCTTCTCGCAGGTCGAACAGACGATCCAGACCAACACCAAGCTGGATACGCTGCTGTCAAGCTCGAGCCTCACCCAGGCCAGCAGCTACGTCGGCAAATACATGGAAAGCGCCGACGGCACCGTCAAAGGCACCATCGAATCCGTCAAGGTTTATTCCGACGGCATCATTGCGACGACCACGGATGGCGGTAAGATACTCGTGCAGGCGGGAATCACCGTTGCTGACAAGGCGCCGACCACGACCAGCGACAGCAGCAGTAGCTGA
- the fliQ gene encoding flagellar biosynthesis protein FliQ — MNEADALDLFQAAIWTVLIAAGPAVIAAMVVGLIIALIQALTQVQEATLTFVPKIVAVLITVGVTAPFVGSQVSIFTNLVFSRIQSGF; from the coding sequence ATGAATGAAGCTGATGCATTGGATCTGTTCCAGGCCGCGATCTGGACCGTCCTGATTGCTGCCGGTCCCGCCGTCATCGCCGCGATGGTGGTGGGTCTCATCATCGCCTTGATACAGGCGCTGACCCAGGTGCAGGAAGCGACGCTGACCTTCGTGCCGAAGATCGTCGCGGTGCTGATCACCGTCGGCGTCACCGCCCCCTTCGTCGGCTCGCAGGTCTCGATTTTCACCAATCTGGTCTTCTCGCGCATCCAGTCCGGCTTCTAG
- a CDS encoding transcriptional activator Rem — protein MIVVVDERELVKDGYTSLFGREGIPSTGFDPTEFGEWVQTAADSDIAAVEAFLIGQGQRSLELPRAIRDRSMAPVIAVSDQPSLENTLALFDCGVDDVVRKPVHPREILARAAAIRRRLKAIANYTEIGGIRVFSDGRDPEINGEVFALPRRERRILEYLIANRGRRVTKTQIFNAIYGIFDEEVEENVVESHISKLRKKLRKKLGVDPVDSKRFLGYCIDWA, from the coding sequence ATGATCGTCGTGGTTGATGAGCGTGAGCTCGTGAAAGATGGATACACATCTCTGTTTGGCCGTGAGGGCATTCCCTCCACCGGCTTTGATCCGACGGAATTCGGTGAGTGGGTCCAGACCGCTGCCGATTCTGATATTGCGGCAGTCGAGGCCTTCCTGATCGGTCAGGGCCAGCGCAGCCTCGAACTCCCCCGGGCGATCCGGGATCGGTCGATGGCGCCGGTGATTGCGGTCAGCGACCAGCCCTCGCTCGAAAACACCCTTGCACTGTTCGATTGCGGCGTCGACGACGTGGTGCGCAAACCGGTGCATCCCCGCGAAATCCTTGCAAGGGCGGCTGCGATCCGGCGCCGGCTGAAGGCGATCGCCAACTACACCGAAATCGGCGGGATCCGCGTCTTCTCGGACGGTCGTGACCCCGAGATCAACGGCGAAGTCTTCGCGCTTCCCCGGCGCGAGCGCCGCATCCTCGAATATTTGATCGCCAATCGCGGTCGCCGGGTCACCAAGACCCAGATCTTCAACGCCATCTACGGCATCTTCGATGAAGAGGTCGAGGAAAACGTCGTCGAAAGCCATATCTCGAAGCTGCGCAAGAAGCTGCGCAAAAAGCTCGGCGTCGATCCGGTCGATTCCAAGCGCTTCCTTGGCTACTGCATCGATTGGGCCTGA
- a CDS encoding flagellar hook-associated family protein has product MKSSFISSSAIQNAMRLTIRQGQNQMTKATMEATTGVYADIGVSLGGNAARSVDFTRETDRIDSIKASNSLVTARMESSQLGLSKMKDVGDGLVSKLTALQGSHDPGSVTVAIQSATSALSTMMDTANTMVNGEYLFSGINTDVQPLTDKTTATSAAIVTALNSYAAGLAPPKAVSALTGAEMETFITGTVEPMFSQANWTNATTGWSQASSQNMTSRISNSEVIESSTNANSEGMRYMALASVMTSALLGQNLSSDAMTAVSKQAISYTTKATSGLVTQASQLGLSQERVKKSNDALDAQSNIIKNKLVDLQGVDPYEASTLVKTLETQLETAYTIVSKIQQLSLVNYL; this is encoded by the coding sequence ATGAAGAGCTCATTTATTTCAAGTTCGGCCATTCAGAATGCGATGCGACTGACGATCCGTCAGGGGCAGAACCAGATGACCAAGGCGACGATGGAAGCAACGACGGGCGTCTATGCGGATATCGGCGTCTCACTCGGCGGCAATGCCGCAAGAAGCGTCGACTTCACCCGCGAGACCGACCGGATCGACTCGATCAAAGCAAGCAATTCGCTCGTCACCGCCCGCATGGAATCCTCCCAGCTTGGCCTTTCGAAGATGAAGGACGTCGGCGACGGCCTCGTTTCGAAGCTGACCGCGCTCCAGGGCAGCCACGATCCCGGCAGCGTCACCGTCGCCATCCAGTCGGCGACCAGCGCGCTGTCCACGATGATGGACACGGCCAATACCATGGTGAACGGCGAATATCTGTTCTCCGGCATCAACACCGACGTGCAGCCGCTGACCGACAAGACAACGGCGACGAGTGCTGCCATCGTCACGGCACTGAACAGTTATGCAGCCGGTCTCGCCCCCCCGAAGGCGGTCAGCGCTCTCACAGGCGCCGAGATGGAAACCTTCATCACGGGGACGGTGGAACCGATGTTCAGCCAGGCAAACTGGACCAATGCAACGACCGGCTGGTCGCAGGCATCGAGCCAGAACATGACGAGCCGCATCAGCAATTCCGAAGTGATCGAATCCTCGACCAACGCCAATTCCGAAGGCATGCGCTACATGGCGCTCGCCTCGGTGATGACCTCGGCTCTGCTCGGCCAGAACCTCAGCAGCGATGCAATGACAGCGGTGTCCAAGCAGGCCATCAGCTACACCACCAAGGCGACCAGCGGCCTGGTGACCCAGGCAAGCCAGCTCGGCCTTTCCCAGGAGCGCGTCAAGAAGTCCAACGACGCCCTCGACGCCCAGTCGAACATCATCAAGAACAAGCTGGTCGATCTCCAGGGCGTCGATCCCTACGAGGCATCGACCCTCGTCAAGACTTTGGAAACGCAGCTTGAAACGGCTTACACGATCGTCTCGAAGATCCAGCAGTTGAGTCTCGTAAACTACCTTTGA